In Anaerobacillus isosaccharinicus, one genomic interval encodes:
- a CDS encoding YqzE family protein — MKTNDYVKYVTQQFVSYVDTPAEKRKALREERKANKLPFAYRWFGLIPYALAQVINMKKKKK, encoded by the coding sequence GTGAAAACTAATGATTATGTGAAATACGTGACTCAACAATTTGTCAGCTATGTGGATACACCAGCTGAAAAACGGAAAGCATTAAGGGAAGAGCGTAAAGCCAACAAGCTTCCTTTCGCTTATCGTTGGTTTGGTTTAATCCCATATGCACTGGCGCAAGTCATTAATATGAAAAAGAAAAAGAAGTAG
- a CDS encoding shikimate kinase translates to MINQEHLFITGFMGAGKTTVGKLLSEQLKIPVIDTDLYIERIKNKKVSEIFQEDGEAKFRDLETESLQEICKQNQAIITTGGGIILREQNRQLMKQQGKVIFLYCDIEETTRRLAKDNSRPLFNADLEENKKRFEARLPLYREADYVIDTTSKTVEQIVEEIVSCLE, encoded by the coding sequence GTGATTAATCAAGAACATTTATTTATAACTGGATTTATGGGGGCAGGAAAAACAACGGTTGGCAAACTTCTCTCAGAACAATTGAAAATCCCTGTTATCGATACAGATCTTTACATTGAGAGAATTAAAAACAAGAAGGTTAGTGAGATTTTTCAAGAAGATGGTGAAGCTAAATTTCGTGACCTTGAGACAGAAAGTTTGCAGGAAATTTGCAAACAAAATCAAGCTATTATTACGACAGGTGGAGGAATTATACTGCGCGAGCAAAACCGTCAATTAATGAAGCAACAAGGAAAAGTGATTTTTCTTTATTGCGATATAGAGGAGACGACAAGACGGTTAGCAAAGGATAATAGCAGACCTTTATTTAACGCGGATTTAGAAGAAAATAAAAAACGGTTTGAGGCTAGACTACCCTTATACCGGGAAGCAGACTATGTTATTGATACGACTAGTAAAACAGTTGAACAAATTGTTGAGGAAATAGTATCCTGCTTAGAATAA
- the comGG gene encoding competence type IV pilus minor pilin ComGG, translating into MNNEKGFVLPITLIIMFLLCSFVLFQVSLYGAEKKLLEEESDLYTAERLLQIGVIDVSKLILVDHKDHFSGKIYYEEGEVTYNVKKEREGIKSIHLISKTVQQRSKRITFYYYVNDGSVLPWLEER; encoded by the coding sequence GTGAATAATGAAAAGGGCTTTGTTTTACCAATCACCCTAATAATCATGTTTCTTTTATGTAGCTTTGTTCTATTCCAAGTTAGCCTTTACGGTGCCGAAAAAAAGCTACTTGAAGAGGAAAGTGATCTTTATACTGCAGAACGTTTATTACAAATAGGTGTGATTGATGTTTCTAAACTAATACTTGTTGATCATAAAGACCATTTTTCAGGGAAAATTTATTATGAAGAAGGAGAAGTCACGTATAATGTCAAAAAAGAAAGAGAAGGAATTAAATCAATTCACTTAATAAGTAAAACGGTACAACAAAGATCAAAGCGAATTACATTTTACTACTATGTAAATGATGGGTCTGTTTTGCCGTGGTTAGAGGAGCGATAA
- the comGF gene encoding competence type IV pilus minor pilin ComGF → MKQNKGFTLIEVLIAFSIFLILASLFPQFIKLISYEAKSIHHLETSIFFQQLSSDVQKSANIYVENNTLYLLQGNNDVVTYGYFQKRIRRQVNNKGQEMVLQNVADVTFSSWVNGIDVLILDLYNQIHQKRITHLISLEVMKSE, encoded by the coding sequence ATGAAACAAAACAAAGGTTTTACCTTGATCGAAGTTTTAATAGCTTTTTCTATTTTCCTCATATTAGCCTCTTTGTTTCCTCAATTTATTAAACTTATCTCCTATGAAGCCAAATCAATACATCATCTTGAGACATCTATATTTTTTCAACAGTTAAGTAGCGATGTACAAAAGTCAGCGAATATCTACGTTGAAAACAATACACTGTACTTACTACAAGGAAATAATGACGTAGTCACCTATGGTTATTTTCAAAAGCGAATTAGGAGGCAAGTAAATAATAAGGGACAAGAAATGGTCCTGCAAAACGTAGCTGATGTTACATTTTCAAGCTGGGTAAACGGAATTGATGTATTAATTTTGGACCTATATAATCAGATTCATCAAAAAAGAATTACTCATCTCATATCGTTAGAGGTTATGAAAAGTGAATAA
- a CDS encoding type II secretion system protein codes for MKNCRGFTLIEVITALMMLTVFTLILLPILGIVYNERVAIQQEKKALNFLDITITNWIYESGTLETELVDLNTTYKISLIEEDSQLLKACIAWRGANERQYERCERGKR; via the coding sequence TTGAAAAATTGTAGAGGTTTTACCCTAATTGAAGTGATCACAGCTCTCATGATGTTAACCGTTTTTACACTTATTCTATTACCGATTCTTGGTATTGTGTACAACGAACGGGTAGCCATTCAACAGGAAAAAAAAGCGTTAAATTTTCTAGATATCACAATTACAAACTGGATTTACGAGTCTGGGACACTTGAAACAGAATTAGTCGATCTTAATACAACATACAAGATATCACTCATAGAAGAAGACAGCCAACTATTAAAGGCGTGTATTGCTTGGAGGGGTGCTAATGAACGTCAGTATGAAAGATGCGAAAGGGGGAAAAGATGA
- the comGD gene encoding competence type IV pilus minor pilin ComGD has translation MKLISFLQNEKGHTLIEMTLVLVIFAVATTIPLVKIESTYDAGKREQFIYQLQQDLYYAQQMAISNQLTTTVVFLNADCQYYIRQGGKIILKREFQHPETTVRSGTISLTDISFLANGNAQKSGSLTIIVGDHRYRLVMLLGMGRFYIEKL, from the coding sequence ATGAAGCTGATTAGTTTTCTACAAAATGAAAAAGGCCACACGTTAATTGAAATGACCCTCGTTTTAGTTATTTTTGCAGTTGCTACTACCATTCCCCTAGTGAAAATAGAATCTACCTATGATGCAGGGAAGCGGGAACAGTTTATTTATCAACTCCAACAAGATTTATACTATGCACAGCAAATGGCGATCAGTAATCAGTTAACGACTACAGTTGTTTTCCTTAATGCAGATTGCCAGTATTACATTCGCCAGGGCGGAAAAATCATCTTAAAAAGAGAGTTTCAACATCCCGAAACGACTGTTAGGAGTGGGACGATTTCATTAACCGACATCTCATTTCTCGCCAATGGTAATGCGCAAAAGTCTGGTAGTCTTACTATAATAGTCGGTGACCATCGTTATCGGCTTGTGATGTTACTTGGAATGGGGAGATTCTACATTGAAAAATTGTAG
- the comGC gene encoding competence type IV pilus major pilin ComGC, with amino-acid sequence MKFSKFIKNERGFTLIEMMIVLMIISILLLIAIPNMTSNNKVANDRGCDATIDLLQAQVGAYYVENKKYPENLEALKDKFVDTTECPNGIKLILDENRKVVKLNEAD; translated from the coding sequence ATGAAATTTAGTAAATTCATAAAAAATGAACGTGGTTTCACTTTAATTGAAATGATGATCGTCCTCATGATCATTTCAATCCTTCTCCTTATCGCAATCCCAAATATGACAAGTAATAATAAAGTTGCCAATGATCGTGGCTGTGACGCGACGATTGATTTACTTCAAGCACAGGTTGGTGCTTATTATGTAGAAAACAAAAAATATCCTGAAAACTTAGAAGCACTTAAAGATAAGTTTGTGGATACTACAGAATGTCCAAACGGCATAAAGCTTATTTTAGATGAGAATCGTAAAGTTGTGAAATTAAATGAAGCTGATTAG
- a CDS encoding DUF2500 domain-containing protein, protein MGDPFFTSNIYPLLFMIIVGVILFKFFKGVVQWRHNNKQPILTVNSKVVSKRTKTSRQMHNFRDNQHHHAINDFYATFEVENGERLELLLTGKEYRELEEGDIGKLTFQGTRYHNFERMTEV, encoded by the coding sequence ATGGGGGATCCTTTTTTTACTAGCAATATTTATCCGCTTTTATTTATGATCATCGTTGGCGTCATTTTGTTTAAATTTTTTAAAGGCGTTGTCCAGTGGCGTCATAACAACAAACAACCTATTTTAACTGTAAATAGTAAAGTTGTCTCAAAACGAACAAAAACATCTAGACAAATGCATAATTTTCGAGATAACCAACATCACCATGCTATAAATGACTTTTATGCTACCTTTGAAGTAGAGAATGGTGAACGACTAGAGCTTTTATTAACAGGAAAAGAATATAGAGAGCTAGAAGAAGGTGATATAGGAAAACTAACCTTCCAAGGGACTAGATACCACAACTTCGAAAGAATGACCGAGGTCTAA
- a CDS encoding putative bifunctional diguanylate cyclase/phosphodiesterase gives MKVIGVITLFFIVNTIIIYFANGTSSVFTFLFFIPITYAAWGFGARGGLIVGLISGLIIGPFMPLDVSQQLLQPMFNWVLRVVFFSVYGYGMGSFIFQLERRAEYDSLMGIPNRKFFYNFLTKELQKQKKYNTKSFYIILVNIDDFKNINDSIGHIAADLLLIDIKSRIKRRLSKQDLLARWSGDEFSIIIYRPNIEQLTVVCESIVRTLREPFDINDQQFFINASIGVSSSCDAHESNEILVKEAETAMRYVKERGKNGYKFYTEEMNRNSLQEKLLEANLHKALETGQLELYYQPKIECKENKIYGVEALVRWRKPEEGLIAPGVFIPVAEKTGLIIPIGNWVLKTACQQVQKWKSVGVTDLCISVNVSAIQIQSDDFVRTVSAIIKEAKIEPQLIELEITESSIMENSIENIMKLNELKDIGVRISLDDFGKGYSSLNYLKMLPIDTLKVDKSFIQNIEYDPREKVITEAIIQMSKALGLTVLAEGIENETQFHLLKELNCDAMQGFYFSRPLPIEEIDLKLFPRECY, from the coding sequence ATGAAAGTAATTGGGGTCATTACCCTTTTTTTTATAGTTAATACAATAATTATTTACTTTGCTAATGGAACGTCTTCGGTTTTTACCTTTTTATTTTTTATTCCTATAACATATGCAGCTTGGGGGTTTGGAGCTAGAGGTGGTCTAATCGTCGGCTTAATATCCGGGCTTATCATAGGTCCCTTTATGCCGTTAGATGTATCTCAACAGCTCCTACAACCCATGTTTAACTGGGTATTACGAGTAGTGTTTTTCTCTGTTTATGGTTATGGAATGGGAAGTTTTATTTTTCAACTTGAACGACGAGCAGAATATGATAGTTTAATGGGGATCCCTAACCGGAAATTTTTCTACAATTTCTTAACTAAGGAACTTCAAAAACAAAAAAAATACAACACAAAATCCTTTTATATTATCCTAGTAAATATTGATGACTTTAAAAACATTAATGATAGTATTGGGCATATTGCAGCGGATTTATTATTGATCGATATTAAGTCACGAATTAAAAGGCGCTTAAGTAAACAAGATTTATTAGCTAGATGGTCAGGTGATGAATTTTCGATTATCATATACCGGCCAAACATAGAACAATTAACTGTCGTTTGTGAGAGTATTGTTCGAACATTGCGCGAACCATTTGATATTAATGATCAACAATTTTTTATTAATGCTAGCATTGGAGTTAGCTCAAGTTGCGACGCTCATGAGTCAAATGAAATACTAGTTAAAGAAGCTGAGACAGCAATGAGATATGTTAAAGAGCGTGGTAAAAACGGCTATAAATTTTACACTGAAGAAATGAATCGAAATTCACTTCAGGAAAAATTATTAGAAGCTAACCTACATAAAGCTCTTGAAACAGGACAGCTAGAGCTTTATTATCAACCTAAAATAGAATGTAAAGAAAATAAAATCTATGGAGTAGAAGCATTAGTTCGCTGGAGAAAACCAGAAGAAGGTCTTATTGCACCAGGTGTATTTATTCCGGTAGCTGAGAAAACGGGATTAATTATTCCTATTGGCAATTGGGTATTAAAAACTGCGTGTCAGCAAGTTCAAAAATGGAAGAGCGTAGGAGTTACTGATCTTTGTATTTCTGTAAATGTATCTGCCATTCAAATTCAATCCGATGATTTCGTTAGAACCGTATCAGCAATTATTAAGGAAGCTAAAATTGAGCCTCAATTAATTGAGCTAGAAATTACGGAAAGTAGTATCATGGAAAATTCGATAGAAAATATTATGAAATTAAATGAATTAAAGGATATTGGCGTACGAATATCACTTGATGACTTTGGAAAAGGATACTCTTCGTTAAACTATTTGAAAATGCTTCCTATTGACACGTTAAAAGTAGATAAATCTTTCATTCAAAACATTGAGTATGACCCAAGAGAAAAGGTTATTACAGAAGCAATCATTCAAATGTCAAAGGCGCTTGGGCTAACAGTACTTGCAGAAGGAATTGAAAACGAAACACAATTTCATTTGTTAAAAGAATTAAATTGTGATGCGATGCAGGGGTTTTACTTCTCAAGACCACTTCCAATTGAAGAAATCGACCTAAAGCTCTTTCCAAGAGAGTGTTACTAA
- a CDS encoding DUF2325 domain-containing protein produces MRSLLIVGADHLGTIPQKLIELGFSEVTHLCGRKVQMVKREIPENVDSILVLTDFINHNLAKALKKKAQDQSVPVYYAKRSWCSIYQALSKCELLCPVHDECKQAIKH; encoded by the coding sequence ATGAGGTCTTTATTAATTGTTGGTGCAGATCATTTAGGAACAATTCCACAAAAACTTATAGAATTAGGGTTTTCAGAAGTAACTCATTTATGTGGGAGAAAGGTTCAAATGGTAAAGCGGGAAATACCAGAGAATGTGGATTCAATTCTTGTTTTAACAGACTTTATTAATCATAATCTAGCTAAAGCGCTAAAGAAAAAAGCTCAAGATCAATCAGTGCCAGTATACTATGCAAAAAGATCATGGTGTTCTATTTATCAAGCACTTTCGAAGTGCGAATTGTTGTGTCCTGTCCATGATGAGTGCAAACAAGCAATTAAACACTAA
- the comGB gene encoding competence type IV pilus assembly protein ComGB: MKSSSSWSYTEKADFLIRIGTLIEQGYTITEAIELFLKYEKEKLKPTLTTMLEKLQKGNSFSEALLLIQIPKNIVSFVYFAEYYGDLARGLIDGGKLLKKTQETRANFQKLMKYPLFLLWLLLLFLGIMYHYLFPQFTELFTSINIELPLVTRVVLTLIDKSPYILPLCLSFLLILYIYYLFIFRKKDIVIQAQIYSKIPLIGHYYSAMTTYFFAMNLSCLIKNGLAIYDALDIFKRVDGLGYISKEAENITAQLEAGEKLHHVLINDTLYLKGLAYIVEHGQANGRLDEELDHYSSWLLIDLEEKTKKLLMIIQPILFLLLGLKILLLFSSILVPVFSLINGF; encoded by the coding sequence ATGAAATCAAGCAGCAGTTGGAGCTATACTGAAAAAGCTGATTTTTTAATTAGGATCGGGACACTAATTGAGCAGGGATATACCATAACCGAAGCAATTGAACTTTTCTTGAAATATGAAAAAGAAAAGCTTAAACCAACTCTCACAACGATGTTAGAAAAGCTTCAGAAAGGAAATTCCTTTAGCGAAGCATTATTGCTTATACAAATACCTAAAAATATCGTAAGTTTCGTTTATTTTGCCGAGTATTATGGTGATTTAGCAAGGGGACTTATCGATGGTGGTAAGTTATTGAAAAAGACACAAGAGACGAGAGCTAATTTTCAAAAATTAATGAAATATCCACTATTTTTATTATGGCTTTTACTATTGTTTTTGGGCATCATGTATCATTATTTATTTCCACAATTTACTGAACTTTTTACATCAATAAACATTGAATTGCCTCTTGTTACGCGGGTTGTTCTCACGCTTATTGATAAGTCTCCTTACATTTTACCCCTTTGTCTATCATTTCTTCTAATTCTCTATATTTATTATCTGTTTATTTTCCGAAAGAAAGATATCGTAATTCAAGCTCAGATTTATTCGAAAATACCACTGATTGGACACTATTATTCGGCAATGACAACCTATTTTTTTGCTATGAACTTAAGCTGTCTAATAAAAAATGGTTTAGCAATCTACGATGCGTTAGACATATTTAAAAGAGTAGATGGCTTAGGCTATATTAGTAAAGAGGCTGAAAATATAACAGCACAATTAGAAGCTGGTGAAAAATTACACCATGTCTTAATTAACGATACCTTATATTTAAAAGGGTTAGCTTATATAGTAGAACATGGTCAAGCAAATGGTCGCCTTGACGAAGAATTAGACCATTATAGTAGTTGGCTTCTAATAGATCTAGAAGAAAAAACTAAAAAGCTGTTAATGATTATTCAGCCAATCTTATTTTTGCTTTTAGGTTTAAAAATATTACTATTATTTAGCTCGATATTGGTACCTGTTTTTTCGTTAATCAATGGGTTTTAG
- the comGA gene encoding competence type IV pilus ATPase ComGA, with amino-acid sequence MSIIEQKSDGIISRAVREKASDIHIVPANSSSLIQLRIGHQLVTLEKIKISDAQKLISHYKFRSKMDIGERRRPQNGSLNMVVKDEQINLRISTLPTTPHESLSIRILPQNEILTIDQLSLFKKHCVQLRTLMKKAYGLLLISGPTSSGKTTTIYSLLFNEFSRNRRIITIEDPIEKKTDSFIQVEINEKAGLTYAEALKAALRHDPDIIMIGEIRDAQTARIAIRAAMTGHLVISTIHANHSEGCISRLREFGCAQLDIKETLIGLVSQRLVNLACPYCGIKCSGYCGLYSTNRRLAVYEILEGNSLQDILANKLKKAKYEKLPQLVNKAIALGYVKETEYERWLR; translated from the coding sequence TTGTCAATTATTGAACAAAAAAGTGATGGTATTATTTCACGTGCTGTTCGAGAAAAAGCATCAGATATTCATATCGTTCCTGCCAATTCCAGTTCTCTAATCCAGCTCAGAATTGGTCATCAATTAGTCACATTGGAAAAAATCAAAATTTCTGATGCCCAAAAACTCATCTCTCATTATAAGTTTCGCTCGAAAATGGATATTGGCGAGCGAAGAAGACCACAAAATGGATCATTGAACATGGTCGTTAAAGATGAGCAAATTAACTTACGCATTTCTACCTTGCCAACAACCCCTCATGAAAGTCTATCTATTCGAATTTTACCTCAAAATGAAATTTTAACCATTGATCAACTCTCACTTTTTAAAAAACATTGCGTGCAACTAAGAACTTTAATGAAAAAAGCATATGGACTATTATTGATTTCCGGTCCAACGAGTTCGGGAAAGACAACAACTATTTATTCGTTGTTATTTAATGAATTTAGTAGGAATCGAAGAATTATTACAATCGAAGATCCTATTGAAAAAAAGACGGATTCCTTTATTCAAGTCGAAATAAACGAAAAGGCAGGACTAACATATGCTGAGGCGTTAAAGGCAGCGTTAAGACACGACCCCGATATTATCATGATCGGTGAGATCCGAGATGCACAGACAGCACGAATTGCCATACGCGCTGCAATGACAGGACATCTAGTTATTAGTACAATCCATGCTAATCATTCAGAAGGATGTATTTCTAGGCTTAGAGAATTTGGGTGTGCACAGCTTGATATTAAAGAAACACTTATTGGACTCGTTTCACAAAGACTTGTTAATCTAGCCTGCCCATATTGTGGTATTAAGTGTTCAGGTTATTGTGGATTATACAGTACAAATCGAAGGTTAGCTGTATACGAAATTTTGGAAGGCAATTCATTACAAGATATTTTAGCGAATAAGTTGAAAAAAGCTAAGTATGAAAAGTTACCACAATTAGTTAACAAGGCTATTGCTCTAGGATATGTTAAAGAAACGGAATATGAGAGGTGGCTCCGCTAA
- a CDS encoding helix-turn-helix transcriptional regulator: MEHQTLKITGVLSDPTRFSIYQYVTKQHRDVTVQEIADAFEIHANVARLHLTKLEDVNMLVSETKKTGKGGRPSRFYHLSDEVVSLQFPYRDYQKLSEIAIDTLLSLGEIGEKALMQTGRKFGYETSRMYLQALDLNLNDLSNEEKLNHIKTVALQQGLNPEMHYNKETHEVNFRIYNCTFKELVPDRAPICKMHQALINGFFDYFFGEINLNKNSYMSDSIEYSFCSYKTLVLP, translated from the coding sequence GTGGAACATCAAACTCTAAAAATTACCGGCGTGCTGTCAGATCCAACGCGATTTTCAATATATCAATATGTTACTAAACAACATCGTGATGTAACAGTTCAAGAAATTGCAGACGCCTTTGAAATCCATGCAAATGTTGCAAGACTTCATTTAACAAAATTAGAGGACGTTAATATGTTAGTTTCTGAAACGAAGAAAACAGGTAAAGGCGGTCGTCCAAGTAGATTTTATCATCTCTCAGACGAAGTAGTAAGTCTGCAATTCCCATACCGCGATTATCAAAAATTATCGGAAATTGCTATTGATACGCTTTTAAGCCTGGGGGAAATTGGTGAAAAAGCATTAATGCAAACTGGTCGTAAATTTGGATATGAAACATCAAGAATGTACTTACAAGCTCTTGACTTAAATCTTAACGACCTCTCAAACGAAGAAAAGTTAAATCATATTAAAACAGTTGCACTTCAACAAGGGTTAAATCCTGAAATGCACTATAATAAAGAAACACATGAAGTAAACTTTCGAATCTACAATTGTACCTTCAAAGAGTTAGTTCCTGATCGTGCACCTATTTGTAAGATGCACCAAGCTCTAATTAATGGATTTTTTGATTACTTCTTTGGTGAAATTAATCTAAATAAAAACAGCTATATGTCTGATAGTATTGAGTATAGTTTCTGTTCTTATAAAACTTTAGTTTTACCTTAA
- a CDS encoding DUF2626 domain-containing protein has protein sequence MERMYRVISFWTGIFAVLFMIGGMHPAAVLFFGITGAFLALSYLNLSERMYLYIFGAFLTLFFVGFTYYATFIMVPGIGGH, from the coding sequence GTGGAGCGTATGTATCGTGTTATAAGCTTCTGGACAGGTATCTTTGCAGTACTATTTATGATTGGCGGTATGCATCCTGCAGCAGTGTTATTTTTTGGTATTACTGGAGCATTTTTAGCATTAAGTTACTTAAATCTTTCGGAACGCATGTACTTATACATTTTTGGAGCATTTCTTACATTATTCTTTGTCGGATTTACGTATTATGCAACATTCATAATGGTACCGGGTATCGGTGGACATTAA
- a CDS encoding class I SAM-dependent methyltransferase, which produces MKDIVVEKIKKTDKKLMTYADYMNYVLYDPEIGYYMKDKKKLGRDGDFYTSSGVHAVFGRAFAHFFLDVIEKEGLPATICEFGGGDGRFAKAVLDEWELITQNKPLDYTIIETSPFHRQEQSKLLSENNRFRQFASLEDLQKNETNQFEGIIFSNELLDAFPVHVVEKFEQNILEVFVSVDEKENLIERKEVCTNEKILNWLATYGPPLIEGQRIEVPIYMNSWMKSINSFLKRGFLITIDYGFTKEDWAMPQRKDGSLRGYYKHQMINNPLENPTDMDLTTHIHLDAYEMIANEVGLKKVVAEKQNRFLIMIGMLKFLQENYDPNPFSKKSKLNRAIKTLIMDTGMSAAFHVFLHGKNLTNTNAYKILTEDPYEPK; this is translated from the coding sequence TTGAAAGATATTGTAGTAGAAAAAATAAAGAAAACTGATAAAAAATTGATGACCTATGCAGACTATATGAATTATGTCCTTTATGATCCAGAGATTGGATATTATATGAAAGACAAAAAAAAGCTCGGGCGAGATGGAGACTTTTATACGAGTAGTGGTGTTCATGCAGTGTTTGGACGGGCATTTGCACATTTTTTTCTAGATGTTATTGAAAAAGAGGGATTACCAGCAACTATTTGTGAGTTTGGTGGTGGTGATGGAAGATTTGCAAAAGCGGTTCTTGATGAGTGGGAACTTATTACACAAAATAAGCCGTTAGATTATACGATTATCGAGACGAGCCCTTTTCATAGACAAGAGCAAAGTAAACTTTTAAGTGAGAACAATAGATTTAGACAATTTGCTAGTTTAGAAGACTTACAGAAAAATGAGACAAATCAATTTGAAGGAATTATCTTTTCAAATGAATTACTCGATGCTTTTCCAGTCCATGTTGTAGAAAAATTTGAACAGAATATCTTAGAAGTATTTGTTTCTGTTGACGAAAAAGAAAATCTGATTGAACGAAAAGAAGTCTGTACGAATGAAAAGATTCTTAATTGGCTAGCCACATACGGTCCACCTTTAATCGAAGGGCAGCGAATAGAAGTTCCTATTTATATGAATTCCTGGATGAAGAGCATAAATTCTTTCCTTAAACGAGGTTTTTTAATAACAATCGATTATGGCTTTACGAAAGAAGACTGGGCGATGCCACAAAGGAAAGATGGTAGTCTTCGTGGATATTACAAGCATCAAATGATTAACAATCCGCTAGAAAATCCAACAGACATGGATTTAACCACTCATATTCACTTAGATGCCTATGAAATGATAGCTAACGAGGTCGGCTTAAAAAAAGTTGTAGCAGAAAAACAAAATCGATTTTTAATAATGATTGGAATGCTTAAATTTCTGCAAGAGAATTATGATCCAAATCCTTTTTCAAAAAAGAGTAAACTAAATCGAGCCATTAAAACTTTAATAATGGATACGGGAATGAGTGCGGCATTTCACGTCTTTCTCCATGGGAAAAACCTTACTAATACAAATGCCTATAAAATTTTAACTGAAGATCCATATGAACCAAAATAA
- a CDS encoding cbb3-type cytochrome oxidase assembly protein has product MSSVSIFPMNLFQVLFGLSMNGWILIIIMLSLSGAAFFIYYGAKKSGQFEDVEGIKYRMLFEEEEEWELND; this is encoded by the coding sequence TTGAGTAGTGTTTCTATCTTTCCAATGAATTTATTCCAAGTGCTATTTGGGCTCTCTATGAATGGGTGGATTTTAATCATTATCATGTTAAGTTTATCCGGAGCAGCTTTTTTTATCTATTACGGCGCTAAAAAAAGTGGTCAATTTGAAGATGTTGAAGGCATTAAGTATCGAATGCTATTTGAAGAAGAAGAAGAGTGGGAGCTTAACGATTAA
- a CDS encoding MBL fold metallo-hydrolase — MEWKQIPLGPLQTNAYVLYNENKEAVIFDPGGEGDKLNKWLKSEGLSPIAILLTHAHFDHIGAVDEVRDHWEIPVYLHKKEKEWLADPKKNGSALFMGVNAIKVKSADFLIKEEGKLEIGSFIFDVLETPGHSPGSISYYFQKLGIVFSGDALFAGGIGRTDLPGGSHEVLMNSINQKLMELPENTIVASGHGPLTRVGIEMDSNPFLSGLA; from the coding sequence ATGGAGTGGAAACAAATACCGTTAGGGCCTTTACAAACTAACGCTTATGTTTTATATAATGAGAATAAAGAGGCTGTAATTTTTGATCCTGGTGGTGAGGGGGACAAATTAAACAAATGGCTTAAATCCGAAGGGTTATCACCAATCGCTATTTTACTTACCCATGCCCATTTTGATCATATTGGTGCTGTTGATGAAGTACGTGATCATTGGGAAATTCCAGTCTATCTACATAAGAAGGAAAAAGAATGGTTAGCTGATCCGAAAAAAAATGGCTCCGCATTATTTATGGGGGTAAATGCTATAAAGGTAAAAAGTGCTGATTTTCTAATTAAAGAAGAAGGAAAACTTGAGATTGGTTCTTTTATTTTTGACGTGTTAGAAACACCCGGACATTCTCCAGGTAGCATTTCTTACTACTTTCAAAAGCTAGGGATAGTTTTCTCTGGAGATGCTTTGTTTGCTGGTGGAATTGGGAGAACTGACTTACCAGGTGGAAGTCATGAAGTGTTAATGAATAGTATTAATCAAAAATTAATGGAATTACCAGAGAATACAATCGTTGCAAGTGGCCATGGTCCACTTACTAGAGTTGGTATCGAGATGGATTCCAATCCGTTTTTATCAGGTCTTGCTTAA
- a CDS encoding DUF2759 domain-containing protein has translation MVLGIITLLVAILSGFGILREFRRKNLFGAAFAFLSFAVFGWFSVMTILSSFTGTGA, from the coding sequence ATGGTTTTAGGTATAATTACATTATTAGTAGCAATTCTAAGTGGCTTTGGTATTCTCCGTGAATTCCGTCGCAAAAACCTTTTTGGAGCAGCATTTGCATTTTTATCGTTTGCTGTTTTTGGATGGTTTTCTGTCATGACAATTTTATCTTCCTTCACAGGAACTGGTGCTTAA